A DNA window from Gillisia sp. Hel1_33_143 contains the following coding sequences:
- a CDS encoding STAS/SEC14 domain-containing protein, with translation MITITKKNKTLYFIAKGVLDHNDCENFFSELNKQINTAKDVRCYFEMMNSQGCKPEVFQKDYFLNLEKEIHLEKVAIIGTPRYQEEFTRLIMPFSRAHIRYFDSKDSATAKEWIEV, from the coding sequence ATGATAACAATAACTAAAAAAAATAAAACCCTCTATTTTATAGCTAAAGGGGTGCTTGACCACAATGACTGCGAGAACTTTTTTTCAGAGTTGAATAAGCAAATTAACACTGCTAAAGATGTCCGTTGTTATTTTGAAATGATGAATTCCCAGGGCTGTAAACCAGAGGTGTTTCAGAAAGATTATTTTCTGAACCTTGAAAAAGAGATACACCTTGAGAAGGTGGCGATTATAGGTACTCCCAGATATCAGGAAGAATTTACCAGATTAATAATGCCCTTTTCCAGAGCACATATCAGGTATTTTGATAGTAAGGACTCCGCTACTGCCAAAGAGTGGATTGAGGTTTAA
- a CDS encoding DUF6660 family protein: protein MKILTVILSLYFLVLNGVPCDDSEVSLYDFQNDLLTQLDHNSDNTEQPVCVNFCLCSGCHVNIVNVDILTFSVPTFDISSEIFFHFDGSGKDISHSLFQPPRV from the coding sequence GTGAAAATATTAACGGTCATATTATCCCTTTACTTTTTGGTGCTCAACGGTGTGCCCTGTGATGATAGTGAAGTTAGTTTATACGATTTTCAAAATGACTTACTGACGCAGTTAGATCATAATTCAGATAATACCGAACAGCCCGTATGCGTCAATTTTTGTCTATGCAGTGGTTGTCACGTAAATATTGTGAATGTCGATATATTGACATTCTCTGTGCCAACATTTGATATTTCATCTGAAATATTTTTTCATTTTGATGGTTCGGGCAAAGATATTTCTCACTCCCTATTCCAGCCTCCACGTGTTTAA
- the lpdA gene encoding dihydrolipoyl dehydrogenase — protein sequence MEKFDVTIIGSGPGGYVSAIRCAQLGLKVAIVERYSTLGGTCLNVGCIPSKAWLEASEHYYKLKHQFENFGIDVKEANVDIVKMNQRVQDVVKEIINGVDYLMKKNKVTVYEGHGSIKDKNTIEIKGKDKTEIIETDKIIIATGSKPASLPNIKIDKKRIISSTEALALQEIPKHLMVVGGGVIGVEIGSVFARLGSKVSIVEYFDSLIATMDSSLGHQLHRSLRKQGVEFYLGHKVTEARTIDNKVELKAENLSNKKEMSLEGDFCLMAIGRNPYTDNLGLENIGVETNEKGQISVDENLETNVKGVYAIGDVIRGAMLAHKASEEGVFVAERIVGQKPHINYSLIPNIIYTQPEVAGVGLTEEELKKANRSIKTGSFPFKANARAKISMDTDGFIKVITDKQTDEILGVHMIGPRIADSYTEAVVAMEFRASAEDIARMSHGHPTFSETFKEACLAATDDRALHI from the coding sequence ATGGAAAAATTTGATGTAACAATTATAGGATCTGGCCCGGGCGGATATGTAAGTGCCATCCGTTGCGCCCAGTTAGGTTTAAAAGTGGCCATTGTTGAAAGGTACAGCACGTTGGGAGGCACCTGTCTTAATGTGGGCTGCATCCCATCAAAAGCCTGGCTGGAAGCCTCTGAACATTATTACAAACTCAAGCATCAATTTGAAAATTTTGGGATTGATGTAAAAGAAGCAAATGTCGATATCGTAAAAATGAACCAAAGGGTTCAGGACGTCGTAAAGGAAATCATCAATGGAGTTGACTATTTGATGAAAAAGAACAAAGTTACCGTATATGAAGGCCATGGCAGTATTAAGGACAAAAATACGATTGAAATTAAGGGTAAAGATAAAACAGAAATCATAGAAACAGATAAAATCATAATTGCCACCGGATCCAAACCCGCTTCGCTACCTAATATCAAAATAGACAAAAAGAGGATTATCTCTTCTACCGAAGCCCTTGCCTTACAAGAAATCCCCAAACATTTAATGGTCGTTGGCGGTGGGGTTATCGGTGTAGAGATAGGTTCCGTATTTGCCCGCTTGGGTTCAAAGGTTTCTATTGTAGAATATTTTGATAGTCTCATAGCCACTATGGATAGCTCTTTGGGACATCAATTGCACCGTTCCTTAAGAAAACAGGGTGTCGAATTTTATTTGGGACATAAGGTCACGGAAGCAAGAACGATAGATAACAAAGTGGAATTGAAAGCTGAAAACCTTTCCAATAAAAAAGAAATGAGTTTAGAAGGCGATTTTTGCCTTATGGCCATTGGTCGTAACCCGTACACCGACAATTTAGGACTTGAGAATATAGGAGTGGAAACCAATGAAAAGGGACAGATATCAGTAGATGAAAACCTTGAAACTAATGTCAAAGGGGTGTATGCCATAGGAGACGTAATTCGAGGAGCAATGCTTGCCCATAAGGCCAGTGAAGAGGGTGTTTTTGTAGCCGAAAGAATTGTCGGACAAAAGCCACATATCAATTATTCGCTGATACCTAATATTATTTACACCCAGCCAGAGGTTGCCGGCGTAGGCTTGACCGAAGAAGAACTAAAGAAGGCCAATAGAAGTATAAAAACAGGGTCTTTCCCATTTAAGGCTAATGCAAGGGCAAAAATTAGTATGGATACAGATGGTTTCATCAAAGTGATTACAGATAAGCAGACCGATGAGATATTGGGTGTACATATGATAGGGCCTCGCATTGCAGATAGTTATACCGAAGCGGTGGTAGCAATGGAATTTAGGGCATCTGCCGAAGATATTGCAAGGATGTCACACGGGCACCCCACTTTTTCAGAGACCTTTAAGGAGGCGTGTCTGGCCGCTACCGATGATAGGGCATTGCATATTTAA
- a CDS encoding Fur family transcriptional regulator, translating to MTTTEKILFTKGIRPTVMRLKIYKYLKRKTYALTLKEMQNVFVVKSEKNKTANKTTFYRAIKLFEEKRMVHQIDDGTAIAKYAVSDENTKGKYGTDLHMHFHCTDCRKTICLPNKIPEESLPDEYEVNNMNLVLIGICKKCREK from the coding sequence ATGACAACAACGGAAAAAATATTATTTACCAAAGGGATACGCCCTACTGTAATGAGGTTGAAGATTTATAAATACCTCAAAAGGAAAACATATGCCCTAACCTTAAAGGAAATGCAAAATGTCTTTGTTGTCAAGAGCGAAAAAAATAAAACAGCTAATAAAACCACATTCTATAGGGCGATAAAACTTTTTGAGGAAAAGCGTATGGTGCACCAAATCGACGATGGAACAGCCATTGCGAAATATGCAGTTTCTGACGAAAACACCAAGGGTAAATACGGTACAGATTTACATATGCACTTTCATTGTACCGATTGTAGGAAAACGATCTGTTTACCAAATAAGATACCGGAAGAAAGCTTGCCGGACGAATATGAGGTAAACAATATGAATTTGGTCTTAATAGGGATATGTAAAAAATGCAGGGAGAAATAA
- a CDS encoding P-II family nitrogen regulator has protein sequence MKEIKAFVKPNRIQRVIEALCDKGFKSMTLSQAEGTGAFKAKGARPSLDFHVTDSPVVKLELVCQNEEAQSAIDIITENGKTPEKGDGIIYVTSIDDAFKIKTGESLKRYDL, from the coding sequence ATGAAAGAAATAAAAGCATTTGTAAAACCGAATAGGATACAGCGAGTAATTGAAGCCCTATGTGATAAAGGTTTTAAAAGTATGACCTTATCACAGGCTGAAGGGACCGGGGCGTTTAAAGCCAAAGGTGCAAGGCCCTCTCTCGATTTTCACGTAACCGATAGCCCTGTGGTAAAATTGGAACTCGTCTGCCAGAACGAAGAGGCACAATCAGCTATAGATATTATAACAGAAAATGGTAAAACTCCGGAAAAGGGCGATGGAATAATTTATGTAACCAGTATAGACGATGCCTTTAAAATCAAAACTGGTGAATCTCTCAAGAGGTATGATTTATAA
- a CDS encoding multicopper oxidase family protein produces the protein MDENKIDRRNFIRLGSLGATVVIAWPLLNSCNGLASEKENTINSNFQADLDLELTAKEANVQLFKGNTTKVWMFEGKVLAGNGTAVQKLGESYLGPVIRVKKGQKIRIRFKNQLPEESIVHWHGMHVPEKDDGHPKDVIGNGDTYVYEFEIMNRAGTYWFHPHPHGRTGPQVYNGLAGLFIVTDDEEQQLKLPSGEYDVPVVLQDRQFDGNNQLVYLNRERMDRMNGFLGNRILVNGNPDRELSFKNGCVYRLRFLNGSNSRFYKLAWEDGTPLVIIGKDGSLLDSPKSKPYIMLGVAERIDVWLDLRNKPQGSQMIMKSLSFSPGMMGMMGGMMGRGRNNLPLGSEYEILKISIDKAGSNNFQLSQKLAVFNKLDPATAVNRNNPRTFRFFMRRMQWTINGRTWEMTGVTEEETVKLDTTEIWEIINSGGGMMGNGNMMGERGRMRDRGEMESDRGMMEGGMQMPHPFHIHHLQFNILERDVSKVDSRIWNSVKDGFIDEGWQDTVLLMPGMSVKLIMRFEDFKGLFLYHCHNLEHEDMGMMRNFKIE, from the coding sequence ATGGATGAGAACAAAATAGATAGGAGGAACTTCATCAGGCTTGGTAGCCTGGGGGCAACTGTTGTTATTGCCTGGCCTCTTCTGAATTCTTGTAACGGGCTTGCTTCGGAAAAAGAAAATACGATCAATTCCAATTTTCAAGCAGATTTGGACTTGGAACTGACGGCGAAAGAGGCGAATGTTCAATTGTTTAAAGGAAATACCACCAAGGTTTGGATGTTTGAAGGAAAGGTTCTTGCCGGTAATGGAACCGCAGTCCAAAAATTGGGCGAGAGCTATTTAGGACCTGTGATTCGCGTAAAGAAAGGGCAGAAAATAAGAATCCGATTCAAAAATCAATTACCCGAGGAAAGTATCGTGCATTGGCACGGAATGCACGTCCCAGAAAAGGATGATGGCCATCCTAAAGATGTAATAGGAAACGGTGATACCTATGTGTATGAATTTGAAATAATGAACCGTGCCGGCACCTATTGGTTCCACCCACACCCCCACGGACGTACTGGACCACAGGTTTATAATGGCCTAGCAGGACTTTTTATAGTTACGGACGATGAGGAACAACAGTTGAAGTTACCATCTGGCGAATATGATGTTCCCGTTGTACTGCAAGATCGTCAGTTTGATGGTAATAATCAATTGGTATATCTAAACCGTGAACGTATGGACAGGATGAACGGTTTTTTGGGCAACCGAATTCTTGTCAATGGAAATCCGGATAGGGAACTTTCTTTTAAAAATGGATGCGTCTATCGACTGCGTTTTCTCAACGGTTCCAATTCGCGCTTTTATAAGTTAGCCTGGGAAGATGGCACTCCCCTTGTTATTATAGGTAAGGATGGGAGTTTACTGGATAGTCCTAAATCTAAACCCTATATAATGTTGGGCGTTGCGGAAAGAATCGATGTATGGCTCGATTTAAGGAACAAACCTCAAGGCTCCCAAATGATTATGAAAAGTTTGTCGTTCTCTCCCGGGATGATGGGGATGATGGGTGGAATGATGGGCAGGGGTCGAAACAACCTTCCCCTAGGCAGTGAGTATGAAATATTGAAAATTTCCATCGATAAAGCAGGAAGCAACAACTTCCAGCTCTCACAAAAACTGGCAGTATTCAATAAACTTGATCCTGCCACTGCCGTTAATAGAAACAATCCAAGAACGTTCCGCTTCTTTATGAGGCGAATGCAATGGACAATCAACGGACGAACTTGGGAAATGACGGGGGTTACCGAAGAAGAAACGGTTAAATTAGATACAACTGAAATTTGGGAAATCATAAATAGTGGTGGTGGAATGATGGGCAATGGCAATATGATGGGAGAAAGAGGTCGAATGCGAGACCGTGGAGAAATGGAAAGCGACAGAGGAATGATGGAAGGGGGAATGCAAATGCCGCACCCTTTTCATATTCATCATTTACAATTTAATATTCTTGAAAGGGACGTTTCTAAAGTGGACAGCAGGATTTGGAATTCGGTTAAGGATGGATTTATAGATGAGGGTTGGCAAGACACGGTTCTGTTAATGCCAGGTATGAGTGTTAAACTAATTATGCGCTTTGAAGACTTTAAAGGGCTCTTTTTATACCACTGCCATAATCTGGAACACGAAGATATGGGAATGATGCGCAACTTTAAAATTGAATAA
- a CDS encoding Fur family transcriptional regulator, which translates to MEDIVKKLEDKGVKPTAMRLLTYKYLSKMKVAISLGELEKHFKSSERSTLFRTIKTFEEYKLVHAIEDGSGLVKYALCSIDCQCEMGIDLHLHFHCNKCDETICLTDHKIPQINLPEGFKAENINLIVQGICIKCGKEGQGSL; encoded by the coding sequence ATGGAAGACATAGTAAAAAAACTGGAAGATAAGGGCGTTAAACCTACCGCTATGCGCCTGCTAACTTACAAATATTTATCAAAAATGAAAGTGGCAATAAGTTTGGGCGAACTCGAAAAACATTTTAAAAGTTCAGAGCGTAGCACACTTTTCCGTACTATAAAAACATTTGAGGAATATAAATTAGTACACGCCATCGAAGACGGTTCAGGCCTTGTCAAATATGCTCTTTGTAGTATAGATTGTCAATGTGAAATGGGCATCGATCTTCATTTGCATTTTCACTGTAATAAATGCGATGAAACAATATGCCTCACAGACCATAAAATACCCCAAATCAATTTACCCGAAGGTTTTAAGGCAGAAAATATCAATTTGATCGTACAGGGGATATGCATTAAGTGTGGGAAGGAAGGTCAAGGTTCACTATGA
- a CDS encoding efflux RND transporter periplasmic adaptor subunit, protein MRNIAIVSAAIITFLMVGCNDKPESEMGHNENSSTSEKMKNNGDAHVEEGEHNEEEEGEEGVVILTMQQAETIGLETKTLEERNLGNNIKVTGMLELFPQDQANISPFVGGNVSSIKVVPGDNVRKGQVLAYIEHPDIIAMQQEYQEKNDELVFLKQDFERKQTLYDKGVSSGKEFQMAQSQYRSTTSSVNGLRSQLRLLGINPDKVAEGQIYSAVPITTPISGYVDEVMISLGDYVAQQSKMFSISDNSKIYVNFKVYEKDIKQIKKGQQIHFSTASRPDELLKATVRSVGKTFNTDPKALEVLADIENKDKDLLPGMYVEGRIVQGEKMVLAVPEDAIVKNGEKTFIFVQDNDKKEENKLRFNMVPVNIGISDLGYVEISLPSGISKDITIVTKGAYILSSEMIKSELGDDD, encoded by the coding sequence ATGAGAAATATAGCAATAGTAAGTGCGGCAATAATAACATTCTTGATGGTAGGCTGCAATGATAAACCCGAGTCGGAAATGGGTCATAATGAAAATAGTTCAACCTCTGAAAAAATGAAAAATAACGGAGATGCTCACGTTGAGGAAGGTGAACATAATGAAGAAGAAGAAGGAGAAGAAGGCGTTGTTATACTTACAATGCAACAGGCCGAAACCATCGGTTTGGAAACCAAAACTTTGGAAGAAAGGAATCTTGGGAATAACATCAAAGTTACGGGAATGCTGGAACTGTTCCCACAGGACCAAGCGAACATAAGTCCGTTTGTTGGTGGTAATGTAAGCTCCATAAAAGTTGTTCCTGGGGATAATGTTAGAAAAGGACAGGTGCTTGCATATATAGAACATCCAGATATTATAGCAATGCAACAGGAATATCAGGAAAAAAATGATGAACTGGTCTTTTTGAAACAGGATTTTGAACGTAAGCAGACCCTTTATGATAAAGGGGTTTCCTCGGGTAAGGAGTTCCAAATGGCGCAATCTCAATATCGTTCAACAACCTCCAGTGTTAATGGTTTGCGGTCCCAATTGAGACTGTTGGGCATTAATCCAGACAAAGTAGCTGAAGGCCAGATATATTCCGCTGTTCCCATTACCACACCCATAAGTGGCTATGTGGATGAAGTAATGATTAGCCTGGGCGACTATGTGGCACAACAATCCAAAATGTTCTCAATAAGCGATAATTCAAAGATTTATGTCAATTTTAAAGTATATGAGAAGGACATAAAGCAAATCAAGAAAGGGCAACAGATACATTTTTCAACAGCCTCTCGTCCAGATGAACTGCTTAAAGCGACCGTTCGGTCTGTAGGTAAAACCTTCAACACCGACCCAAAAGCTCTGGAAGTTCTGGCAGATATCGAAAATAAAGATAAGGACCTACTTCCAGGAATGTATGTGGAAGGTAGAATAGTACAAGGTGAAAAAATGGTCTTGGCGGTACCAGAGGATGCAATTGTCAAAAATGGTGAAAAAACGTTCATTTTCGTACAGGATAATGACAAGAAAGAAGAAAATAAATTAAGGTTCAATATGGTTCCTGTAAATATAGGGATAAGTGATTTGGGCTATGTGGAAATAAGCCTTCCTTCAGGTATATCTAAAGATATAACCATTGTTACAAAGGGAGCATACATTCTCTCTTCCGAGATGATTAAATCAGAATTGGGAGATGACGACTAA
- a CDS encoding CusA/CzcA family heavy metal efflux RND transporter codes for MINKIISFSINNKFIIGLLIVALVGTGVWSMATINLGSVPDITNNQVQVITTAPNLGTEDIEQFVTYPVELAMANLPNVIELRSVSRFGLSVVTIVFDDEAGTYLPRQLVQEKLAEVSEEIPEGFGSPFMAPITTGLGEIFQYTLKIKEGYEDQYDAMELRTIQDWIVKRQMALVPGVVEVNAFGGYVKQYEIALNPDKLKSFGITMSEVFEALKMNNANTGGAYIEKNHQANFIRGEGLARSLEDLENTVVITQNGTPVLIRDVAEKVGYGSQIRYGAFTQDGKETVGGQILMLKGQSANNVINNVQSRIKEIQKSLPEGVYIEPFLSRSELIGRTTSTVEKNLVEGSLIVIFVLVLLLGSLRGGLITASVIPLSLLFAFILMKQFGVWANLMSLGAIDFGIIVDGAVIIVEGMVFHIHQRMKKSTKLVNQAEMDEIAYESASTMMNSAFFGQLIILIVFTPILFLTGVEGKMFRPMAFTFGFAVLGAIILCLTYVPMISALFLKPARNPDSWFAKFENKIDRFSDRIMAGLNKVYRPLLSFALRFKAGVIISAVALLLIAGFIFSNMGGEFIPKFDEGDIAMQALIKPGSSLTESIEASKKLQNIITKFPEVKTMISRIGVAEIPTDPMPMDIADSYIILEKDKSKWTSADTKEELIEKIQESISVIPGVNFVFTQPVELRFNELLTGVREDVAIKLYGENLDVLSEKANEMASIIKTVPGAGDVRAEATSGLPQMTVEYNRAKMAQYGVTIDKLNDYVSASFAGEKASVVFEGEKRFDVVIRLAESFRQDINSLKNLYIDLPNGAQVPLKEVADISYKPGPMQISRDNTYRRISVGVNVRGRDVKSMVEEIQQKLDAQLNLPPGYYITYGGSFENLQRATDRLMIVVPIALALIFILLYFALGSFSQSIMIYMAVPLAAIGGVFALWIRGMPFSISAGVGFIVLFGVAVLNGLVLINKFNELKESGMTNIRDRIYEATHERLRPILLTATAAIMGFIPMAVSTSGGAEVQRPLATVVIGGLLTATLLTLVVLPVLYYWLEARKEKKDNDGDVSYINKRTSLIVVLLGLGGFLSSNTANAQETTLAQTITMEEAIDMAKKNYPSLKESRAFIEREQAMKGTSFDLGNTQVFTGKEEIGNGLPGVQTTIGFQQGNIDLLSGFSKSKFYKERVQLGEKFYALNEQQLVRNVMQAYDQINYNRAQLRFAEQLDSVYANFRTASQLRYDTGETGKLEFIAASSEYQQIQVLRQQAYDNIEIAKRALKQYLGIDQEIETVGLPYETMNYMAVLDSASVADNPLLQYSMQNAEVSKANIGVEKSQFLPKFNLSYGRQVVDDISGFNSYQAGISIPLWFLPQKSRVKAAKADARVAENQYLEQKAVTESRVSQLLKSLEKTQKTLNYYQEGALLLAEEQISTAELASKEGEIDYVNYITILNSAIRIKQNHLQFINQFNQQSIELQYQLGNL; via the coding sequence ATGATTAATAAAATCATTTCATTTTCAATCAATAATAAATTTATTATTGGTCTGTTAATAGTAGCCCTTGTAGGTACAGGCGTTTGGTCAATGGCCACTATTAATCTGGGTTCCGTTCCAGATATAACCAATAATCAAGTGCAAGTAATAACCACTGCCCCAAACTTGGGTACTGAAGACATCGAGCAATTTGTGACCTACCCTGTGGAACTCGCAATGGCCAACTTGCCTAATGTCATAGAACTACGTTCTGTATCACGCTTTGGTCTTTCTGTGGTTACCATCGTTTTTGACGATGAGGCAGGGACCTATCTTCCTCGCCAACTGGTACAAGAAAAGTTAGCGGAGGTCAGTGAAGAAATACCAGAAGGTTTTGGGTCGCCTTTTATGGCTCCCATTACCACAGGATTGGGGGAAATATTTCAATACACCTTAAAAATTAAGGAGGGCTATGAAGACCAGTATGATGCTATGGAGCTTCGCACCATACAGGATTGGATTGTAAAACGGCAAATGGCGCTCGTCCCCGGTGTTGTGGAAGTCAATGCTTTTGGCGGATATGTAAAGCAATATGAGATAGCTCTTAATCCAGATAAACTCAAAAGTTTTGGCATTACGATGAGCGAAGTGTTTGAAGCCCTTAAAATGAACAACGCCAATACTGGAGGAGCTTATATCGAAAAAAATCATCAGGCCAATTTTATAAGGGGAGAAGGTCTAGCACGTAGTCTTGAAGATTTAGAGAACACAGTGGTTATTACACAAAATGGCACCCCAGTATTAATAAGGGACGTGGCTGAAAAAGTAGGTTATGGGAGCCAAATACGGTATGGGGCGTTTACCCAAGACGGAAAGGAAACCGTTGGCGGACAAATTCTTATGCTTAAGGGGCAAAGTGCCAATAACGTAATAAACAATGTACAAAGTCGAATAAAGGAAATTCAAAAATCCCTTCCTGAAGGTGTTTATATTGAACCCTTTTTGAGCAGAAGCGAGCTTATTGGAAGAACGACCAGCACAGTAGAAAAGAATTTGGTCGAAGGCTCACTGATCGTGATATTTGTCCTCGTTCTCTTGTTGGGAAGCTTACGCGGTGGATTGATTACTGCATCTGTAATTCCTTTATCGCTTTTATTCGCCTTTATTTTAATGAAACAGTTTGGCGTTTGGGCAAACCTAATGTCACTGGGCGCCATTGATTTTGGGATTATCGTGGATGGTGCCGTAATTATCGTTGAGGGAATGGTTTTCCACATTCATCAAAGAATGAAAAAGTCCACCAAGCTTGTCAATCAGGCAGAAATGGATGAAATCGCCTATGAATCTGCAAGTACAATGATGAACTCCGCATTCTTTGGCCAATTAATAATCCTTATTGTATTTACCCCAATTTTATTCCTAACGGGCGTTGAAGGCAAAATGTTCCGTCCAATGGCATTTACCTTTGGTTTCGCGGTTCTTGGAGCCATTATCCTTTGCCTTACCTACGTCCCAATGATTTCCGCACTATTCCTTAAACCTGCAAGAAATCCAGATAGCTGGTTCGCAAAGTTTGAAAATAAGATTGACAGGTTTAGTGATCGTATTATGGCCGGTCTTAATAAGGTATATAGACCCCTACTTTCATTCGCCCTCAGATTTAAAGCCGGAGTAATCATAAGTGCTGTTGCTTTATTATTGATAGCCGGCTTTATATTTAGTAATATGGGTGGTGAATTCATCCCGAAATTTGATGAGGGCGATATCGCAATGCAAGCTCTTATTAAACCAGGTAGTAGTCTTACCGAATCAATTGAAGCTTCAAAAAAGCTACAGAATATCATTACAAAGTTTCCCGAAGTCAAAACAATGATTTCTAGAATTGGTGTGGCAGAAATACCCACCGATCCAATGCCTATGGATATTGCCGATAGTTATATCATACTTGAAAAAGACAAAAGCAAATGGACGAGTGCAGACACTAAGGAAGAACTTATCGAAAAAATTCAAGAGAGTATTTCTGTGATTCCAGGTGTGAACTTTGTATTCACACAACCCGTAGAACTTCGTTTTAACGAACTGCTCACAGGTGTACGAGAAGATGTGGCAATAAAGCTTTATGGAGAAAATTTGGACGTACTGTCGGAGAAGGCAAACGAAATGGCTTCAATTATAAAAACTGTCCCCGGAGCCGGTGATGTTCGAGCGGAGGCAACCAGTGGGCTTCCTCAGATGACCGTGGAATATAACAGAGCTAAAATGGCTCAGTACGGCGTGACAATTGACAAGTTGAACGATTATGTAAGCGCATCATTTGCCGGAGAAAAAGCAAGTGTTGTTTTTGAAGGAGAAAAAAGATTTGATGTTGTCATTCGTCTTGCGGAGTCATTCCGTCAAGACATTAATAGTCTAAAGAATTTATATATCGACCTTCCCAATGGTGCACAAGTTCCTCTTAAAGAAGTGGCCGATATTAGTTATAAACCTGGACCTATGCAGATATCGAGAGATAATACTTATAGGCGTATTTCTGTGGGGGTCAATGTAAGGGGACGTGATGTAAAATCGATGGTTGAGGAAATTCAGCAAAAACTGGATGCCCAATTAAATCTTCCCCCTGGCTACTATATTACCTACGGTGGTTCTTTCGAAAACCTCCAGCGCGCTACAGACCGTCTAATGATTGTAGTGCCTATAGCCTTGGCACTCATATTTATACTGTTATATTTTGCCCTTGGTTCATTTTCGCAATCCATTATGATTTATATGGCCGTTCCTCTTGCCGCCATTGGTGGGGTGTTCGCATTATGGATACGCGGGATGCCCTTTAGTATCTCGGCAGGTGTAGGCTTTATAGTGCTCTTTGGGGTTGCCGTATTAAATGGCCTCGTCCTCATCAATAAATTCAATGAACTCAAAGAAAGTGGAATGACAAACATTAGAGACCGAATCTATGAAGCGACACACGAGAGGTTGCGCCCTATTCTTTTAACGGCAACTGCTGCTATAATGGGCTTTATCCCAATGGCGGTTTCCACATCAGGTGGTGCAGAAGTACAGCGACCATTGGCAACGGTGGTTATTGGGGGCTTACTAACGGCAACCTTATTAACCTTGGTGGTTCTTCCTGTTCTCTATTATTGGCTTGAAGCACGAAAAGAGAAAAAAGATAATGATGGCGATGTAAGCTATATCAATAAAAGAACTTCACTTATTGTCGTGCTTTTAGGCTTGGGAGGATTTTTATCTTCAAATACCGCGAATGCACAAGAAACGACTCTAGCCCAAACCATAACTATGGAGGAAGCTATTGATATGGCCAAAAAGAATTATCCTTCATTAAAGGAAAGTCGGGCATTTATTGAACGGGAGCAGGCTATGAAGGGCACTAGCTTCGACTTGGGAAACACCCAAGTGTTTACTGGAAAGGAAGAAATTGGCAATGGACTTCCTGGAGTGCAGACCACAATTGGGTTTCAACAGGGAAATATCGATTTGCTTTCGGGCTTTTCCAAATCCAAGTTTTATAAGGAAAGGGTTCAATTGGGAGAAAAGTTTTATGCCTTAAATGAGCAACAGTTGGTGCGCAATGTGATGCAAGCCTATGACCAAATTAACTATAATAGGGCACAATTGCGTTTTGCAGAACAATTGGACAGCGTTTATGCCAATTTTAGGACTGCATCCCAATTGCGCTATGACACTGGTGAAACCGGAAAACTGGAATTTATTGCAGCCTCCTCAGAATATCAACAAATACAAGTATTGCGGCAACAGGCCTATGACAATATTGAAATTGCCAAAAGAGCCTTAAAGCAGTATTTGGGAATTGATCAAGAAATCGAAACAGTAGGATTGCCGTACGAGACGATGAATTATATGGCAGTGCTTGATTCGGCATCCGTAGCTGACAATCCATTATTACAGTATTCAATGCAAAATGCTGAAGTAAGCAAGGCAAATATTGGTGTGGAAAAATCACAGTTTTTGCCCAAGTTCAACCTTTCCTATGGAAGGCAAGTCGTTGATGATATATCTGGTTTTAACTCCTATCAGGCCGGTATTAGTATCCCGCTTTGGTTCTTACCACAAAAATCAAGGGTCAAGGCTGCCAAGGCAGATGCGAGGGTTGCTGAAAATCAATACTTAGAGCAAAAAGCGGTTACTGAAAGCAGGGTTTCACAACTTTTAAAATCCTTGGAAAAAACTCAAAAAACCTTGAATTACTATCAGGAAGGGGCATTGCTTTTGGCAGAAGAGCAAATATCTACAGCAGAACTAGCTTCAAAGGAAGGTGAAATAGATTATGTGAACTATATCACGATCCTGAATAGTGCCATTAGGATCAAGCAAAACCATTTACAATTTATAAATCAGTTTAACCAGCAGTCCATTGAGCTGCAATACCAATTGGGTAACCTATAA